From a region of the Helianthus annuus cultivar XRQ/B chromosome 5, HanXRQr2.0-SUNRISE, whole genome shotgun sequence genome:
- the LOC110942402 gene encoding putative clathrin assembly protein At4g40080 produces MGRSQKLKNLHSIFKDKAKIIKARFTFTNHTTSSIQIVVLRATTRSARSPPQEHLISALVSFSHTARHSALACISTIINRLHHHHQPNAYVALKSLITLHHMIIGGSFVLNEQISFHPMSTTSLGFLNLSRFVDNTDMQSHEFSLWAQWYARFLESNLSTSTILGCSLSLSKSEIEKKKEKIKFSLYIDLFKEIEALVSTVEEICRAPKSLHCRKNDIIYEVTRLVGEDYRMIQYHTMIRLTELSDRIHNFSTNELNLLTRCLERLERCKARLTELFLNRRRNESFWDLETELMAKLMRLKEDKEVKLVSRKMIEYEPMSTQLNKQLTLESHD; encoded by the coding sequence ATGGGGCGATCACAAAAACTCAAAAACTTACATTCAATTTTCAAAGACAAAGCCAAGATCATCAAAGCAAGGTTCACATTCACCAATCACACAACCTCCTCCATCCAAATCGTTGTCCTCCGCGCCACCACACGCTCTGCCCGATCCCCACCTCAAGAGCACCTTATCTCCGCCCTCGTATCTTTCAGCCACACGGCACGTCACTCTGCTTTGGCGTGTATATCCACAATCATCAACCgtctccaccatcaccaccaaccaAACGCTTATGTAGCGCTCAAGTCTCTCATAACACTACACCACATGATCATTGGTGGTTCTTTTGTTCTCAACGAGCAAATCTCGTTCCACCCTATGTCAACCACAAGCCTTGGTTTTCTAAACCTCTCGAGATTCGTGGACAATACTGACATGCAGTCACACGAATTTTCTCTATGGGCTCAATGGTACGCGCGTTTTTTGGAAAGTAATTTGTCAACATCCACTATCCTAGGTTGTTCCCTATCATTATCAAAATCCGAAAtcgaaaaaaagaaagaaaagataaAATTCTCTTTATACATTGATTTATTCAAAGAAATTGAAGCATTAGTTTCAACGGTTGAAGAGATATGTAGAGCACCAAAATCGTTACATTGTCGAAAAAACGACATCATTTATGAGGTAACAAGATTAGTGGGAGAAGATTACCGTATGATCCAATATCATACTATGATTAGACTCACCGAGTTGAGTGACAGGATCCACAATTTTAGTACCAACGAGTTGAACTTGTTGACTCGGTGTTTGGAGAGATTGGAGAGATGTAAAGCGAGATTGACCGAGTTGTTTTTGAACAGGAGACGGAATGAGTCCTTTTGGGACTTGGAGACCGAGTTGATGGCTAAACTCATGAGGTTGAAAGAAGACAAGGAGGTGAAATTAGTGAGTCGAAAGATGATCGAATACGAACCCATGTCAACTCAATTGAATAAACAACTCACGTTAGAAAGCCatgattaa